ATGCCTAAGGTCAATCTCATGCTGGCTGGGTGCACCTTCATGGTGCGATGATTTCACGCCAATCCCCATCTCTTCAAGGGTAAGTACCATTTGCCTGCGAATGTCGCTTGCACTGTCAAGCGGAGTTAAATCAAAATAGCCTCCCCTATCAAGAAACTGCGGTGATTCTGAATTTTTGAACAAAAAGAATTCAATTTCAGGGCCCACATAAAACAAATATCCTTTATCAGATGCCTGTTTAAGATTTTTGTAGAGTATATACCGCACATCACATTCATAGGGAGTCATGTCGGGGTTATAGATATAGCAGAACATACGTGCCACAGAATTGCTTTTAGGGCGCCATGGCAGAATTTCGAATGTCTCAATATCGGGCATGGCTATCATTTCTTTTTCGGTTCTGCGTACAAATCCATGTATGGTTGAACCGTCAAACCGCACTCCATCTTCTAGGGCATCCTCAAGTTCGTTTATAGTGATTGCAAAGCTTTTTAAAAATCCCAGAATATCAGTAAACCACAGTCGTATAAACTTCACATCGTTATCATGTGCAGTTTTCAATATGTATTCACGATTGTCCATTATCGTATACCATTCCTCTTAATTCCATGTAGTGAAGCAATTCTTATAACCGCTTCATAGTATTCATCTTTAGTAATTTTACCTTCAGCCATTTCTTCATACAGCAGCCTCAGAAGCAGATAAAACATATATCGCCTCCCTTACAATGATATGTACTGCTGTTGTATTAATCGGCCTGAAAGTGTAATGAAATTACAGGGGGAGTAGCTTATTTTGTCAATTAAAAGCTGATATATATGAGTAAAATAAAAATAATAAGTAGGAGCACAAACAATGAAATAATAACATATGTAAGCTTTGAAAAACCTACATCTTCATAGGTTGTTGAAGCAGTTAACGGTGCCTGTGAAGGTTTTGGTATGGTTTTTTGTGTCATTGGCCCATCAATGATAGGGTCATACAGACGCAATTTTACCTGACGTTCGTCTTCTATACATTTGCCGTAAATGCCAGGACCTATGCGGGTGAGTATTTCGATGGGTTCATTTTTACCATCAGATTTTATATCTATAACTTCAGTGGCTATTGGCTTTATGTGATTTTCCACTCTAAGTCCCAGTAAATCAATGAAGTAATTTGCTCTATCAGTATTGGGTATGATTTTTGTCATTATTTTATCGCCAACTTTTAATTCGTAGATAGGTTTACCTTTCACTGGTGCAAGTATTGGTTGAATGTTTAATATAACAGCTCCCTCTTCCAGTTCAGTTTCCGCAGTTGACGTTTTTTCTTCAGGTTGGGTATACCGTTTTTCTTTTGTCTGTGTAAATTCTTCGGCAGTTACTTCTTGGATGCTGGTTTCAAGTACTAGATTTTTATCGTGAATGACCCTATTTATAGTGTCAAATAGAAAGGTATCTATACTATCGTAATCATAATTATTTGCGTAATCGTAAAGTTGATTTGTTTTGACTTCTTCACTTGCTATTTCTTTAAAATTGTCCATTATTGAGTTTGTTAAATTTGCATTAAAATTGCCTTTCCATTTAAGTTCAAGAATAACCTGTTCATATTTATCCCACGGAAGATGAGGTTCATTATCGTATATATTAGAAAAAGTTGAAACAGCAACATTATAGGTATCAATACGTCTGTCTTGGTTAAAAATAATAATGAAAAGGCCGTACAAATTCATAGAAAGAGCTTTAAAGCGCCCCTTTATTATTATTAAATGATCGCTGAAAAGATTATCGTTGTTGCTGTCTATAGCCATACATTATTCCACACAAAATATGTATATATATATTTACTATCGGCAATTTTATATGTTTTGCTAATAAATCTGGTAACTATCGCCACATGCACCACTATAATCAATATATACACATAGATAATAATAATATTGTCAATATAAAAATTTTTTATTTGATTAATTTTATATATATACTGTGTATAAATATGCGTATAAAGCAAAGAAATGCAAATGAGGAAGCAAATGAAAGGGATGGAACTTTTAACCGACCTGTACGAATTAACTATGATGCAGGTCTACATGAAAACGGGTATAATTAATAACTATTCCATTTTTGATATGTTTTTCAGGAAAACACCTTTCAATTCGGGATATGTTGTCTTTGCCGGGTTGGAGCAGGTAATTGAATATCTGCAAAACCTATCGTTTTCAAAGGAAAGCATTGACTATCTTTACTCATTACATATCTTTTCGGATGATTTTTTGGACTATTGCAAGGAGTTTCGATTTACAGGGAGTCTATATTCCTTTCAGGAGGGAGATTTAGTCTTTCCTGAAGAGCCTATAATGCGAGTGGAGGCTCCGTTAGGACAAGCTCAGCTTATTGAAACTGCACTGTTGAATTGCATAAATTTTCAGTCGCTTGTTGCCACTAAGGCAGCACGTGTATGTTATGCTGCAGGTGGTAGGCAGGTGATCGAGTTTGGCTTGCGGCGTGCTCAAGGGCCTGATGGTGGGATTAGTGCAAGCAGGGCATCGTTTATTGGTGGATGTATTGGCACTTCAAATGTTTATGCTGGCCAAAAATATGGAATACCAGTAAAAGGCACCCATGCGCACAGTTTTGTGATGGCGTATGATAATGAGATAGAAGCATTTGATAATTATACCAAAGTATACCCTGATAATTCAATATTGCTTGTAGATACGTATGATACGTTACATTCGGGTATTGTTAATGCGATAGCAGCTGCAAAGAAGCTTGCAGCAAGTGGCAGGCGTCTTGTGGGAATACGACTTGATAGCGGTGATCTTTTGGATTTGAGCAAAAAAGTGCGAAAGTTACTGGACGCTGAAGGCTTGGAGTATGTTAAAATAGTTGCATCTAATGATCTTGATGAATTTCGCATTGATCAATTAGTACGTCTAGGCGCTCCTATTGATATTTTTGGTGTGGGTACACGGCTTGCAACAGGATATCCTGAGGCAGCTTTATCCGGTGTGTATAAAATGGCCGCAATAGAAAAAAACGGTACGTTAATCCCCAAAATGAAAGTATCTGATGAAATGTCAAAGGGTACCATTCCTTCAAGGAAGAATGTGTACAGGTATTATAATAGTGACAATGCTATGTGCTTTGACATTATATGCCAGGATAATGAAATTATACTGGATGGCGAAGTGTTTGATATAAAAGGCAACAGGTATGCTATAGACAAACATCTTGTTTCTCAATGTATGCATGTTCCAATTTTTCAAAATGGGTCATTAGTATATTCAATACCGTCACTACAGGATATTCAGCATCATTGTGTTACCAGTATGCAGTCACTTCCTGAATCGTTTAAAAATATTTACTATCCATCAGAGTATCAGGTATATATTAGCCCCGGGCTTTTTAATTTGGTTGAATCCATGCGAAGTGCAATCCACAAGAAAAATGAATAAATTATAGTTAAAATATGGTTGAAGTTGTTGACTTATATACTATAATGTGGTGTCATATTGAAAGAATTATGCTAATATATTATAGTTTTCATCTAAAAACATAAGTACTTTAGTGCGGTTGATTTTAGTGACTCAGGAGTGTAATTGATTCCTGAGCATTACAGGAATTATAGTGGTAAAGTCTATTGGTAAAGGAGGTTATGCATATACGTATGAATGGTGAAGAAGTTAAAAGCAATCTGCCCGGCAATATTACTAAGAGTTTGGTGGTAAAGGTTATCATTGTTGCTCTAATTGTTATTTTTGTATTATGGTTAATTTTTAATATCAAGGATTATGGCAAGGTTAATTTGATAGTGTCAAATGAAGAGATTACATCAAATGACAAGGCTTCTGTTCAGAAGTTTGTGGGAAAGGATAAGGTGTATTTTTTTATTGATAGAATCATTAAGCCGTCTCTTGATTGTAATACAGTAACAGTTGTGATTGATTATTTTGAAAATAATTCCTTTACTCAGTATAAACAGATTACATTTGAAATAGATAAAAACTTTAAATATCTGAGTACATATATACCTCAGGAGTATTTTAAAAGGGATGGCAGATATCAGTTGAAAGTTTTACTGGATGGCAAACTTATGGCCACAAAGGAATTTGAAGTAGAAAAATAAATTGGTGAAGGTGTACAATGAGACATTTTTTTATTTTATTTATTCTTTTTTTAATTATATCTCCTACTGATGGTTTTTCTGATCAGTTGACAGCTGATAGGGCTATACAGGAAAACAAAGAATTTATTGAATTTATGGATGTGCCAATATCAAATTTTGGTGATAAATATAAAGAGGAGTTCAAAGATATATATCAGATTCATTTCAACGCTGAAGTGGCATACTTACAATCTGATTATAACAGGGCTTTCAGGAATGTATATGAATCACAGAAAAAACAAGCTGATCTGTATTCTAAGCTTGTTCGTGAGTATCTTGATGAAACAAAAAAATATTTAGATGCAATATCTCCCGAGGTAATTAAATCTAAAAACAAAAAGGCACGGCTTTACCTTAATCTGGCATATAGAGACCGTGAGGTTGCACGTACCCATCATACAGTGGCAGATGCGTCAAATCCCAGGTTGTGTTCTAATAAGATATATAAATATATTGAGGCAATAAAAGTTCTTCGTCGGGCGCGACGGTATGGCTTTTTGGCTATTTTTGAATCCCAGACTGATGAAACAAAGAAAAAGATTTATAACCACCTGTTTGAAATAGAACGCGAAAAGGGTAATTTGTTCTATGTCAGGTTTATATCAAAAACCGAGCAGGAAATAATTGACGAAATGCAAAAGGAATATTATGAAGTGCAACTACCAGGGATAACAGGACAACCACAGAAACAGGAAGAAACGTATGAAAAGCGCATTGAAAAAAGAGCACGTTTTAGGGATGAGCGAAGGGTTGCTGAATATCTCTTAACAGCAGAATTTGAAAAAGCCGAACCCATAATTAGAGATTATGTTAAGGATTTTAATTTTAATCTTATTGTAGCAGCAATTGAATTTTTAGTGGTAAATAAATCACCGGTAACTGCAAATTTTACTGTTGAACAATTGAAACGATACCACGACGATAATTACTCTCGGTACTATAGCCCTTCTACACTGAATACGTTTGCAGGAGAAATGAAAGTAATTGATGCAATAGAAAAAAAGCCGGAAGGGGAAGCATCTGAAGAAAAACTTACTACAGAGAGTAAACCTAAATAGAATTAATGTAAGAACGCTACAGTTTGAGGATAAAAGCAGTAGTGTATTATTACCGTACAGGATGGTTGTATATGGATAATTCTGAATTGCTCAATTCAATCCACAGGAGAATGATGAATGAATTGCTAAATCATTCTCAGGGCAGGTCAAGTGCACCTAAACTTAAAGAGATCATAGCTATAGATCAAAACTTAAGAAAAGAGATTGCTGATCTTTATGCGCGCCTGGTAGATTTAGGGGACAAAGAGATGGCAATCAATATTTTATCTGATCATGTTGCTATTATGGTGGAAATGATAGTTAGTTTTAAAAGCGATAAATGAATAGTATTCTGAGGTGCAGTTATGAAGAAACTCATTATTGTCATACTTGGGATATTTATTGTAGCTTGTGCAGGCGAAGAGTTTGGGGGTTTAGGGATTGAAGTTCCTGCTGGTCCTGAGAAAGTAAGCAAGGACAAGCCGTTTGTTATAGCTAGTGTATATGAAGGTGGGACAGGATATCAGGCAGGGCTTAAAGAAGGTGATATTATTGTTTCAGTTGACGGAGTTCCTGTTGAAGGATTGCAATATGATTATATTGTTACAAACCTGTTGCGTGGTAAAGTAGGCAGTGTTGTAACACTGGAAATTAAAAGAGGCGATACTCTAATGTTATTCAGGGTGATGCGGGGAAAAATTGTTTTAAAATAAAATTTACAGTGCAATGAAGAAAATTACTGATACTATAATCATGGTTTTTTCCATACTTTTCTGGATTGTTATAATTGCAGATGCAATATACTGGTTTTTATTTTAAAAGGCTTATATGGAGAACATGCTAGCGGAGTAATCGATGGCTCAAAGTATTGTGGCCAAGGTTAAAGACTCAATAGAAAAAATGCCACCTCTATCTCCAGTGGTACATAAGATTATTATTGTTGCAAATGATGTTACCTCATCTGCACAACATTTGACAGATGTTATTCAACTTGATCCAGTGTTAACTGCAAAAGTAATACGTATGGTTAATTCAGCATATTTTGGATTACCACAGGAAATTAAGTCATTAAAACAGGCTGTGGTTATGCTTGGCATAAATACTATAAAGAATGTTGCCCTGTCATCAGCGTTAATGGGAAAGATTTCCTTAAAAAAAGGTGCTATTGATGCTGAAGAGTTCTGGAAACATTCTATTGGAGTGGCAGTTGCGTCAAAGTTAATTGCATTGCGGTTGGGTATTGACAAAAAGCTTCTGGAAGAGTTTTTTATTGCAGGGCTCATTCATGATATTGGCAAGGTCTTGATGAATAATTTTTTCCCCGAAGAGATGAAACAAATAATTGAGGTCTCGCAATCAAAAGGTGGATTAATTATTGATATTGAAAAAAATATATTAGGCTTAACTCATGAAGAGATTGGCATTGCAATTGGTAAAAAATGGAATTTTGAAAATAATCTCCTTTACGCTGTTGGCAGGCATCATATACCGGTATTGAAGGGTGATTCTGCTATCTATTCAATGGTGGTGCATATTGCAGATACTTTTGCAAAAGTTTTAAAAGTTGGCTTTAGCGGCAATTACGTAATTGACCCAATTGATGAAACAATCTGGCAAACGCTAAATATTAATGAGGAGATAGTTTTTGAGGCACTATCTCCCTTGCACGATGAGATACAAAAGGCTAAGTTATTCTTACAATGAGTACGCTGACGGTAACATTTTGGGGAGTGAGGGGGTCCATTCCTGTACCTGGACCTGATACTATGAAATATGGGGGCAATACAGCTTGCCTTGACTTGCGTTCAGATGCAGGTGACTGGATTGTGTTTGATGCTGGAACGGGGCTTAGAGTTCTTGGCGAATCACTGGATTTATCTAAACAATATACAGTAAATTTATGTATTTCTCATCCTCACTGGGATCACATCAACGGCTTCCCGTTTTTTCCAGTTATCTATATTCCGGGTAATACAGTTAATATATATGGTCCTGGAACATTTGAGAAAAGCCTTGAGGAGATAATTCGTGGCCAGATGCAGTACAGCTATTTCCCGGTTCGCACGGATGAGTTGCGTGCCAATATTCATTTTTATGAAATAAAAAACAACCAGTTTACTGTTGGTAATTTTACCGTGTACACGCATCTTCTCAATCATCCGGTAACCTGCTATGGTTATAAAGTAATGTATGGTAAAAAAATCTTTGTATATTTAGGCGACAACGAGCCATATTATAATGTATACAAGGATAACGATCCGGAAATAATGGCATTTGCAAAACAGATGAATGAGCAGCTGGTTGAATTTGTACGAAATGCTGATGTTCTGGTATCAGATGCACAGTATATCCCTGCCGAATATCCAAAGAAAACTGGCTGGGGACACAGTACCACTCACCATGTCATTAACTTGGCACTTAAAGCTAAAGTGGGAACACTGTTTTTATTTCACCATGAGCCATTACGAAAAGACAAAGAATTGGATGCCATAGTTACTCATTATCGAAATGTTCTGAAGAAAAAAGAGTTGTCTTTAAATCTTTTTGCAGCAG
The genomic region above belongs to Spirochaetota bacterium and contains:
- a CDS encoding HDOD domain-containing protein, translated to MAQSIVAKVKDSIEKMPPLSPVVHKIIIVANDVTSSAQHLTDVIQLDPVLTAKVIRMVNSAYFGLPQEIKSLKQAVVMLGINTIKNVALSSALMGKISLKKGAIDAEEFWKHSIGVAVASKLIALRLGIDKKLLEEFFIAGLIHDIGKVLMNNFFPEEMKQIIEVSQSKGGLIIDIEKNILGLTHEEIGIAIGKKWNFENNLLYAVGRHHIPVLKGDSAIYSMVVHIADTFAKVLKVGFSGNYVIDPIDETIWQTLNINEEIVFEALSPLHDEIQKAKLFLQ
- a CDS encoding PDZ domain-containing protein, which translates into the protein MKKLIIVILGIFIVACAGEEFGGLGIEVPAGPEKVSKDKPFVIASVYEGGTGYQAGLKEGDIIVSVDGVPVEGLQYDYIVTNLLRGKVGSVVTLEIKRGDTLMLFRVMRGKIVLK
- a CDS encoding nicotinate phosphoribosyltransferase; this encodes MKGMELLTDLYELTMMQVYMKTGIINNYSIFDMFFRKTPFNSGYVVFAGLEQVIEYLQNLSFSKESIDYLYSLHIFSDDFLDYCKEFRFTGSLYSFQEGDLVFPEEPIMRVEAPLGQAQLIETALLNCINFQSLVATKAARVCYAAGGRQVIEFGLRRAQGPDGGISASRASFIGGCIGTSNVYAGQKYGIPVKGTHAHSFVMAYDNEIEAFDNYTKVYPDNSILLVDTYDTLHSGIVNAIAAAKKLAASGRRLVGIRLDSGDLLDLSKKVRKLLDAEGLEYVKIVASNDLDEFRIDQLVRLGAPIDIFGVGTRLATGYPEAALSGVYKMAAIEKNGTLIPKMKVSDEMSKGTIPSRKNVYRYYNSDNAMCFDIICQDNEIILDGEVFDIKGNRYAIDKHLVSQCMHVPIFQNGSLVYSIPSLQDIQHHCVTSMQSLPESFKNIYYPSEYQVYISPGLFNLVESMRSAIHKKNE
- a CDS encoding MBL fold metallo-hydrolase → MSTLTVTFWGVRGSIPVPGPDTMKYGGNTACLDLRSDAGDWIVFDAGTGLRVLGESLDLSKQYTVNLCISHPHWDHINGFPFFPVIYIPGNTVNIYGPGTFEKSLEEIIRGQMQYSYFPVRTDELRANIHFYEIKNNQFTVGNFTVYTHLLNHPVTCYGYKVMYGKKIFVYLGDNEPYYNVYKDNDPEIMAFAKQMNEQLVEFVRNADVLVSDAQYIPAEYPKKTGWGHSTTHHVINLALKAKVGTLFLFHHEPLRKDKELDAIVTHYRNVLKKKELSLNLFAAAERESYTF